In the Nomascus leucogenys isolate Asia chromosome 5, Asia_NLE_v1, whole genome shotgun sequence genome, one interval contains:
- the LOC100590191 gene encoding olfactory receptor 2T11 has translation MTNTSSSDFTLLGLLVDSEARGIVFTVIFAVLVVAVTANLVMIFLIQVDSRLHTPMYFLLSQLSIMDTLFICTTVPKLLVDMVSKEKTISFVACGIQIFFYLTMIGSEFFLLGLMAYDRYVAVCHPLRYPVLMNCRKCLLLAAGAWFGGSLDGFLLTPITMNVPYCGSRSINHFFCEIPAVLKLACVDTSFYETLMYICCVLMLLIPISLISTSYSLILLTVHHMRSAEGRKKAFTTCSSHLTVVSIFYGAAFYTYVLPRSFHTPEQDKVVSAFYTIVTPTLNPLIYSLRNKDVIGAFKKVFACCSSAQQVATSDA, from the coding sequence ATGACGAACACGTCATCCTCTGACTTCACCCTCCTGGGGCTTCTGGTGGACAGTGAGGCTAGGGGGATTGTATTTACAGTGATCTTTGCTGTTCTCGTGGTGGCTGTAACTGCAAATTTGGTCATGATATTCTTGATTCAGGTGGACTCTCGCCTCCACACCCCCATGTACTTTCTGCTCAGTCAGCTGTCCATCATGGACACCCTTTTCATCTGTACCACTGTCCCAAAGCTCCTGGTAGACATGGTTTCTAAAGAGAAAACCATTTCCTTTGTGGCCTGTGGCATCCAGATCTTCTTCTACTTGACCATGATTGGTTCTGAGTTCTTCCTCCTGGGCCTCATGGCCTATGACCGCTACGTGGCTGTCTGTCACCCTCTGCGATACCCAGTCCTGATGAACTGCAGGAAGTGTCTTTTGCTGGCTGCTGGCGCCTGGTTTGGTGGCTCCCTCGATGGCTTTCTGCTCACTCCCATCACCATGAATGTCCCTTATTGTGGCTCACGCAGTATCAACCATTTTTTCTGTGAGATcccagcagttctgaaactggcCTGTGTGGACACGTCCTTTTATGAAACTCTGATGTACATCTGCTGCGTCCTCATGTTGCTCATCCCCATCTCTCTCATCTCCACCTCCTACTCCCTCATCTTGTTAACCGTCCACCACATGCGCTCTGCTGAAGGTCGCAAAAAGGCCTTCACCACTTGTTCCTCCCACTTGACTGTAGTTAGCATCTTCTATGGGGCTGCCTTCTACACATACGTGCTGCCCAGGTCATTCCACACCCCCGAGCAGGACAAGGTAGTGTCAGCCTTCTATACCATTGTCACGCCCACGCTTAATCCTCTCATCTACAGTCTCAGAAACAAGGACGTCATAGGGGCATTTAAAAAGGTATTTGCATGTTGCTCATCTGCTCAGCAAGTAGCAACAAGTGATGCTTAG